Genomic DNA from Candidatus Krumholzibacteriia bacterium:
AAGTAGCGCTCATAGTTGACGGGCGCATTGGAACCAAACGATTCGCCGAAGTTGGGGGGAATCGCGGGCGTCCGCCGCCACCGGGAGAGTGGCTGACAATTTACCGCTGTTACAGCGGTAATCACTTCCCCGCCGCGCTTACCGGAACTTCTGGATGCGGTTGTTGTACTCCTCCGCGATGAAGATATTGCCGTTGCTGTCGATCGCAATACCTTCGGGCGCGGCGAACTGTCCGTTGGCATCGCCCCATGAGCCCCACTTGGTGATGAACACACCCGCACTGCTGAACTTCTGAATGCGACTGCTATCGATGGTCCGCTCGGTTACGTAGACGTTGCCGCTCTTATCGACGGCCACACCCCAGGGAAAATCAAACTGGCCATCGCCCGTGCCGGGCGTTCCCCATTTGGCGAGAAACGACCCCGAACCGTTGAACTTCTGAATACGGTTGTTCCCCGAATCGGTCACGTAGACATTGCCGCTCGCGTCCACCGCCACACCCCAGGGGGAATCGAACTCGCCATCGCCAGTTCCGGTTGAGCCCCACTGGGTAACGAAACCACCATTGCTGTCGAACACCTGAATGCGGTCGTTGCCCTCATCCGCCACATAGAGTTGTTCGTCGGTTTCGTCGAACGCGATTCCGGCCGGATAATTGAATTCGCCGGCGCCTGCGCCCACCGTGCCCCACTGCGTGATATATCCCCCCGCCACGTCGAACTTCTGCACGCGGTGGCCATTCTGATCCACCACGTAGACATGCCCGACATCTGCAACCGCGATCCCGACCGGAAAGTTGAATTCGCCGTCATTCCCCCCCACCGAACCCCACTGGGTGAGATACCCGCCCGAGCCACTGAACTTCTGAATGCGATGGTTATTGCTGTCCGTC
This window encodes:
- a CDS encoding 6-bladed beta-propeller, which codes for MTTRRFLLRPGFVVLLLIAVGCGSESETPVNPNPTPSTTPQYVLKWGTPGTGISQFSAPSGVAVDISGNVYVTDSNNHRIQKFSGSGGYLTQWGSVGGNDGEFNFPVGIAVADVGHVYVVDQNGHRVQKFDVAGGYITQWGTVGAGAGEFNYPAGIAFDETDEQLYVADEGNDRIQVFDSNGGFVTQWGSTGTGDGEFDSPWGVAVDASGNVYVTDSGNNRIQKFNGSGSFLAKWGTPGTGDGQFDFPWGVAVDKSGNVYVTERTIDSSRIQKFSSAGVFITKWGSWGDANGQFAAPEGIAIDSNGNIFIAEEYNNRIQKFR